The Methanomassiliicoccales archaeon genome includes a region encoding these proteins:
- a CDS encoding SMC family ATPase: MRLRYMELLNYRKFRDAKVEFPDGVVAIVGQNGTGKTTLLEAVTWALFGNESSVVRDGKEGVKSAGAPPGDDCSVVLEFELGEDGYRLVRSMTGKSLKAEASLEVNGHVVATGDTDVTKLVTSRLGMDHKAFFVSVFAKQKDLNALANIGAAERKTLVLRMLGVDYLDKVIVNVDRDARTAKNEAVHLSGLLKDKDGRDKEALLKEEERQSIETLRKIVEGASRLTAERTQAAEVTRSSKVAWETEEERYRQDVVLERRLTGLKVSLQGRQESLARLDKEVRELESLHSSLPQLEREEEEFQRARAEAERLGALREKYLKKKRTEEELDVRRRDLEALDKEREQAAQELAKMPDVERSLATVEASLESTRDLASSIASQLGLAVAEKERLWQSLEESKKKAEEIRTLGEDSNCPTCLRRLGEAYTELLQRYEKEQRTLTDGVSQQEEVGRELLDQRERNERRKKVLEDRRRELLAQSKLKASLEERLRKALNSLQSGSEKVTALEKELKASGPVEYDQAAHERTRGQVVELEPSHLALSKAQAKMERLPLAYKEREETSAALVKEEEETRLVSRDRKELNFDPRLLQDHRKQHEEARTVEEGLVQDIIRAEGEQKRLSSEMESLRKREAELKEVREKHKALMSEQEMLNRLGQVMKGFKENVISRIVPTLSEVSSDLLSQLTEGKYGGMRLDEEYHMFLYDQGEEYKLERFSGGETDLANLCLRLAISRMIMERSGSQMNFLVLDEIFGSQDQNRKRNILETLGQLQKQFRQILLITHIDDVKDNVSAVLRVTEKEDGSSTVVLED; encoded by the coding sequence ATGAGGCTGCGTTACATGGAGCTGCTCAACTACCGCAAGTTCCGTGACGCCAAGGTGGAGTTCCCGGACGGGGTGGTGGCCATCGTGGGCCAAAACGGGACCGGGAAGACCACGCTGCTGGAGGCGGTCACCTGGGCCTTGTTCGGGAACGAATCGTCGGTGGTTCGGGACGGGAAAGAAGGGGTCAAGAGCGCCGGGGCACCCCCGGGAGATGATTGCTCCGTGGTCCTGGAGTTCGAGCTGGGGGAGGACGGTTATAGACTTGTCCGCAGCATGACCGGGAAGAGCCTGAAGGCAGAAGCCTCCCTCGAGGTCAACGGTCATGTCGTCGCCACCGGTGACACCGACGTGACGAAATTGGTCACTTCGCGCCTGGGAATGGACCACAAGGCCTTCTTCGTCTCCGTTTTCGCCAAGCAGAAGGACCTGAACGCCTTGGCGAACATAGGGGCGGCGGAGCGCAAGACCCTGGTTCTACGCATGCTGGGCGTAGACTACCTGGACAAGGTCATCGTGAACGTGGACCGTGATGCCAGGACGGCCAAGAACGAGGCCGTCCACCTGTCGGGGCTGTTGAAGGACAAGGATGGGCGGGACAAAGAAGCACTATTGAAGGAAGAGGAACGGCAGAGCATCGAAACCCTCCGGAAGATCGTAGAAGGTGCGTCACGCCTGACGGCTGAACGGACGCAGGCGGCCGAGGTCACGCGGAGCTCAAAGGTCGCCTGGGAAACGGAGGAGGAAAGGTATCGCCAGGACGTGGTCTTGGAACGCCGGCTGACCGGCCTCAAGGTCTCCCTGCAGGGTCGCCAGGAGTCCCTGGCCCGATTGGATAAGGAAGTGAGGGAGCTGGAAAGCCTGCATTCCTCCTTGCCTCAGTTGGAAAGGGAGGAAGAGGAGTTCCAGCGGGCCCGGGCGGAGGCGGAGAGGCTGGGCGCACTGCGGGAGAAATATCTTAAGAAGAAGCGCACGGAGGAGGAACTGGACGTACGGCGCCGGGACCTGGAGGCCTTGGATAAGGAAAGGGAGCAGGCAGCGCAGGAACTGGCCAAGATGCCGGACGTCGAGCGCAGCCTGGCCACCGTGGAGGCCAGCCTGGAAAGCACCCGGGACCTGGCCTCCTCCATTGCCTCCCAGCTGGGACTGGCAGTGGCGGAGAAGGAACGGCTATGGCAGTCTCTGGAGGAATCGAAGAAGAAGGCCGAGGAGATAAGGACCCTGGGAGAGGACAGCAACTGCCCTACCTGCCTCAGGCGCTTAGGAGAGGCGTACACAGAACTGCTCCAGAGGTATGAGAAAGAGCAGAGGACCTTGACCGATGGCGTTTCCCAGCAGGAGGAGGTGGGACGGGAGCTTCTGGACCAAAGGGAACGAAACGAGAGGCGCAAGAAGGTGCTGGAGGACCGGCGCCGGGAGCTGCTCGCCCAGTCCAAGCTGAAGGCCTCCCTGGAAGAGCGACTCCGGAAAGCGTTGAACTCCCTACAGTCCGGATCGGAAAAGGTAACTGCGCTGGAAAAGGAACTGAAAGCATCGGGACCGGTGGAGTACGACCAAGCGGCGCACGAGAGGACGCGTGGTCAAGTGGTCGAGCTGGAGCCATCACACTTGGCGTTGAGCAAGGCCCAGGCCAAGATGGAGCGCCTGCCACTGGCCTATAAGGAAAGGGAAGAGACGTCCGCCGCCTTGGTCAAGGAGGAAGAGGAGACACGCCTGGTCTCCCGGGACCGGAAGGAGCTGAACTTCGACCCCAGATTACTTCAGGACCACCGGAAACAGCACGAGGAAGCCCGTACTGTAGAGGAGGGGCTGGTGCAGGACATCATTCGCGCGGAGGGCGAGCAGAAGCGTCTGAGTTCGGAAATGGAATCCCTCCGGAAAAGGGAGGCGGAACTCAAGGAGGTCCGGGAGAAGCACAAGGCGCTCATGTCCGAGCAGGAGATGCTCAACCGCCTGGGCCAGGTGATGAAGGGATTCAAGGAGAACGTCATATCCCGCATCGTGCCCACGCTGTCCGAGGTCTCTTCCGACCTGCTCTCGCAGCTGACGGAAGGTAAGTACGGCGGGATGCGCTTGGACGAGGAATATCATATGTTCCTTTACGACCAAGGGGAGGAGTATAAATTGGAACGTTTCTCCGGAGGAGAAACGGATCTGGCCAACCTGTGCCTGCGATTGGCGATCTCGCGCATGATCATGGAACGGTCGGGAAGCCAGATGAACTTCCTAGTGCTGGACGAGATTTTCGGTTCCCAGGACCAGAACCGCAAGCGCAACATCTTGGAGACGCTGGGGCAGCTGCAGAAACAGTTCCGCCAGATACTGCTGATAACCCATATCGACGACGTCAAGGACAACGTGAGCGCCGTGCTGCGCGTCACGGAAAAAGAGGATGGCTCCAGCACCGTGGTGCTGGAGGATTGA
- a CDS encoding DRTGG domain-containing protein, whose protein sequence is MKSIYLGSVVEKSGKSMVTLGLAKNHPGKVGFFKPFKERLTRHGDRVIDQDAYLMRQVLKLERPEEVLCPFTYDIFRPTHMDDILAAYNKASCDCDLLLIEGTREVTTGYLNDTSGMAIAQATGSDLVLISTSDPAALDKISMLYKLITNYNVHLKGVILNQTDDLAVANFLEGKGIKVLGCIPHIPEMTYFTVKEVVEAISADVVVGEDHLDRIVEGVFIGAMTMETALKYMRRHRRKAIITGGDRSDIQLAALSTDTSCLILTGGLYPANQVVSKAYEKGVPILVTRYDTLSASDMVEHLIARIEPEDTEKVRLVEKAILDNVDLEEVYR, encoded by the coding sequence ATGAAATCGATATACCTAGGTTCAGTGGTGGAGAAGTCGGGCAAGTCCATGGTCACTCTTGGTCTCGCCAAGAACCACCCAGGCAAAGTAGGCTTCTTCAAGCCATTCAAGGAACGCCTGACCAGGCACGGCGACCGGGTCATCGACCAGGACGCCTACCTCATGCGGCAGGTGTTGAAGCTGGAACGCCCGGAGGAAGTGCTATGCCCGTTCACCTACGATATCTTCCGCCCGACGCACATGGATGATATACTGGCCGCATACAACAAAGCCTCATGTGACTGCGACCTGCTGCTCATCGAGGGCACCAGGGAGGTCACCACCGGCTACCTCAACGACACCTCAGGCATGGCAATCGCCCAGGCCACTGGCTCTGATCTGGTGCTCATCTCCACGTCCGACCCAGCCGCCCTAGACAAGATATCCATGCTGTACAAGCTCATAACCAATTACAACGTCCACCTGAAAGGGGTCATACTCAACCAGACCGACGACCTGGCGGTGGCGAACTTCCTGGAGGGGAAGGGGATCAAGGTGCTCGGCTGCATTCCCCACATCCCGGAGATGACCTACTTCACCGTCAAAGAGGTGGTGGAGGCCATCTCCGCCGATGTGGTGGTGGGCGAGGACCATCTGGACCGTATCGTGGAGGGCGTGTTCATCGGGGCCATGACCATGGAGACGGCGCTGAAGTACATGCGCCGCCATCGCCGCAAGGCCATCATCACCGGCGGAGACCGTTCCGATATACAGTTGGCGGCACTGTCCACCGACACCTCCTGCCTGATCCTGACCGGAGGGCTATACCCGGCCAACCAGGTGGTGTCGAAGGCGTACGAGAAAGGGGTTCCCATACTGGTGACCAGGTACGACACGCTGTCCGCCTCCGACATGGTGGAGCACCTCATCGCCCGGATCGAGCCGGAAGACACGGAGAAGGTGCGCCTGGTGGAGAAGGCCATATTGGACAACGTGGACCTGGAAGAGGTGTACCGTTAG
- a CDS encoding peptidyl-prolyl cis-trans isomerase translates to MVKEVRAAHILVEKEAKAKELLEKIKVGAKFEDLAKQFSMCPSGRKGGDLGWFKKGMMVKEFEDAAFNHAKGEIVGPVKTEFGYHLIQVLDQK, encoded by the coding sequence ATGGTCAAAGAAGTCAGGGCAGCGCACATACTGGTCGAGAAGGAGGCCAAGGCGAAGGAGCTGTTGGAGAAGATCAAGGTGGGCGCCAAGTTCGAGGACCTGGCCAAGCAGTTCTCCATGTGTCCCTCCGGACGCAAGGGCGGGGACCTGGGCTGGTTCAAGAAGGGCATGATGGTCAAGGAGTTCGAGGACGCTGCCTTCAACCACGCCAAGGGAGAGATCGTCGGACCGGTCAAGACCGAGTTCGGCTATCACCTCATCCAGGTGCTGGACCAGAAGTAA